The Geobacillus stearothermophilus ATCC 12980 genome contains a region encoding:
- a CDS encoding carbon-nitrogen family hydrolase has translation MTIRIACLQLDIAFGDPAKNEQQAEQAVESAAKDGADIIVLPELWTTGYDLTRLDEIADEGAERAKALASRLAQTYGVHFVAGSVAKKTAAGVTNTMIVANRHGQIVGEYSKLHLFQLMDEHLYLQPGNEPGLFSLDGLPCAGVICYDIRFPEWIRAHALAGAEVLFVVAEWPLPRLHHWRTLLMARAIENQCYVVACNRAGRDPNNVFAGHSLIIDPWGEIIAEADEKPGILSADIDPSLVADVRARIPVFADRRPHDYEEAAKKFFKTY, from the coding sequence ATGACGATCCGCATCGCCTGCCTGCAGCTTGACATTGCATTTGGCGATCCAGCAAAAAACGAACAGCAAGCCGAACAGGCCGTGGAATCCGCTGCCAAAGACGGCGCTGACATCATCGTGCTGCCAGAGTTATGGACGACCGGCTACGATTTGACGCGCCTGGATGAAATTGCCGACGAAGGCGCCGAACGGGCGAAGGCGCTCGCTTCCCGATTGGCGCAAACGTACGGCGTCCATTTCGTCGCCGGTTCGGTCGCCAAAAAAACAGCCGCCGGCGTGACAAACACGATGATCGTGGCCAACCGCCATGGCCAAATCGTCGGCGAATACAGCAAGCTTCACCTGTTCCAATTGATGGATGAACATTTGTATTTGCAGCCGGGAAACGAGCCAGGCTTGTTCTCGCTTGACGGGCTGCCGTGCGCTGGGGTCATTTGCTATGACATCCGATTTCCGGAGTGGATTCGCGCCCATGCGTTGGCCGGAGCGGAAGTGCTGTTTGTCGTCGCCGAATGGCCGCTTCCCCGCCTTCACCATTGGCGGACGCTCCTGATGGCGCGGGCGATTGAAAACCAATGCTATGTCGTCGCTTGCAATCGGGCCGGACGAGACCCGAACAACGTGTTCGCCGGCCATTCGCTCATCATCGACCCGTGGGGCGAAATTATCGCCGAGGCGGACGAGAAGCCGGGCATTCTCTCGGCCGACATCGATCCCTCGCTCGTTGCGGACGTCCGCGCACGCATCCCGGTGTTTGCCGACCGCCGGCCGCACGATTATGAAGAGGCGGCAAAAAAATTTTTCAAAACGTATTGA